From the Pseudoalteromonas tunicata genome, one window contains:
- a CDS encoding alkaline phosphatase, with amino-acid sequence MKVKKLALAIAAASVVSGSALAGVLPDVQKNSAWYSTAQSKIDHKQHLTKLTKAKNVILFVGDGMGISTLTAARILDGQNKGQSGEEGFLSFEKFPYSAQVKTYNVDAQTPDSAGTMTAMISGVKTDAGVLGVNADIKRGDCSTVVGNELVTALELAEVKGLSTGLISTARITHATPGATYAKSADRNWEDVSDMPAAAVSAGCEDIASQLVNFEKNLEARYLGVDVDGIDVVMGGGRRHFLPKDAAFNSTDAVSAVEGDRTDGRDLTAEWQAHYPTGKYVMDQTGFDAVDPATTSQLFGLFNESHMQYEADRANDIAGEPSLTEMTTKAIDILDNNDKGYFLTVESGRIDHGHHAGNAYNALTDAVELSKAVQAAIDATNPEETLILVTADHSHVFTIAGYPKRGNPIFGKVVTVGKTTPSLAADGMPYTTLGYANGLGFRDLGAQTDAEVSYNEPALAGRQDLTNVDTSTPGFHQEVTVPLDSETHAGEDISLHATGPGAHLVQGVIEQSVVFHLINQSLGLIKE; translated from the coding sequence ATGAAAGTTAAAAAGCTTGCGCTTGCTATAGCAGCTGCTTCGGTCGTATCGGGGAGCGCTTTGGCTGGGGTATTACCAGATGTTCAAAAAAACTCAGCTTGGTACAGCACCGCTCAAAGTAAAATTGACCATAAACAACATTTAACAAAATTAACTAAAGCAAAAAATGTCATTTTATTTGTTGGTGATGGTATGGGTATTTCAACTCTTACTGCGGCACGAATTCTTGATGGTCAAAATAAAGGCCAATCAGGTGAAGAAGGGTTTTTGAGTTTTGAGAAATTCCCGTATTCAGCGCAAGTTAAAACCTACAATGTTGATGCGCAAACACCAGATTCAGCTGGCACTATGACAGCTATGATTTCAGGTGTAAAAACTGATGCCGGCGTTTTAGGTGTAAATGCTGATATTAAACGGGGTGATTGCTCTACAGTTGTGGGTAATGAATTGGTTACAGCTTTAGAGTTGGCTGAGGTTAAAGGCCTTTCTACAGGTTTGATATCAACAGCACGAATTACACATGCTACGCCGGGTGCAACATATGCAAAATCAGCCGATCGTAACTGGGAAGATGTCTCAGATATGCCAGCTGCTGCGGTGAGCGCGGGTTGTGAAGATATTGCATCACAATTAGTAAATTTTGAGAAAAACCTTGAGGCACGATATTTAGGTGTTGATGTTGATGGTATTGATGTGGTCATGGGGGGTGGTCGTCGTCATTTTTTACCTAAAGATGCTGCTTTTAACAGTACGGATGCAGTGAGTGCAGTGGAAGGTGATCGGACAGATGGTCGTGATTTAACGGCTGAATGGCAAGCTCACTATCCAACAGGTAAATATGTGATGGATCAAACAGGCTTTGATGCCGTTGACCCTGCAACAACTTCGCAGTTATTTGGTTTATTTAATGAATCACATATGCAATACGAGGCCGACCGTGCTAACGATATTGCGGGGGAGCCTTCGCTCACCGAGATGACAACTAAAGCGATTGATATTTTAGATAATAACGACAAAGGTTACTTTTTAACCGTTGAATCTGGTCGTATCGATCATGGTCACCATGCGGGTAATGCTTATAACGCCCTCACTGATGCTGTTGAGCTAAGTAAAGCTGTTCAAGCTGCGATAGATGCAACGAACCCAGAAGAAACCTTAATTTTAGTCACAGCCGATCACAGTCATGTATTTACTATTGCGGGTTATCCAAAACGCGGTAATCCAATTTTTGGCAAGGTAGTCACTGTTGGTAAAACCACTCCATCTTTAGCTGCTGATGGTATGCCATACACCACACTTGGTTATGCTAATGGTTTAGGCTTTCGCGATTTAGGTGCACAAACCGATGCTGAAGTGTCATATAACGAACCTGCTTTAGCTGGCCGACAAGATTTAACCAATGTTGATACGTCAACGCCAGGATTTCACCAAGAAGTGACAGTGCCACTTGACTCTGAAACTCATGCAGGTGAAGACATTTCGCTCCATGCAACTGGTCCTGGTGCACATTTAGTACAAGGTGTTATCGAGCAAAGTGTAGTTTTTCACCTTATCAATCAGTCGCTTGGTTTAATTAAAGAATAA